The Phragmitibacter flavus genome contains a region encoding:
- a CDS encoding DUF1552 domain-containing protein, with translation MTPRQSSSSSSSSRSLSRRHFLRGAGVALGLPWLESVNAWGSTVQGKAGAAAATGAPRRFAAMFMGNGVNPHHWGATNGANGLDLMKTLSPLEPIKDKLLVFKGLWNPTTVMGPGGHYPKMNLLSGLTVKQTTTDVQVGTTMDQLMAQQIGKHTPASSIVLGTEGPRYSTDSGFTSIYSAYISWSSPTTPAPKEIYPQQAFDQLFDDGSKRRRDKSVLDTVLSDANSLRGKVSGRDAHKLDEYFTSVRELEQRIEKADQFSKANTNGHGWQPTVTAPTFARPEAGIPADVRDHLKLQLDIMVLAFQMDRTRIATMMLNNDLSGMNFGFLGNIKGGQHELSHHANDPERLDMYQRVNQYHMQLLSETLQKMDGTNEGERSLLDNSMIMFCSSLWDGNAHDSKQLPILLAGGGGGTIKGNRMLDYSKNENRKLCRLHLAVMDRMGVKMNQFGDADTALTDLA, from the coding sequence ATGACACCTCGCCAAAGTTCAAGCTCCAGTTCCAGCTCCCGCAGCCTCTCCCGCCGACATTTCCTTCGTGGCGCAGGCGTCGCCCTCGGCCTCCCTTGGCTTGAATCTGTCAACGCCTGGGGCAGCACCGTCCAAGGTAAAGCCGGAGCCGCAGCCGCTACCGGAGCCCCACGCCGCTTCGCCGCGATGTTCATGGGCAATGGCGTCAACCCGCACCACTGGGGTGCCACCAACGGAGCCAATGGTCTCGATCTGATGAAGACCCTCAGCCCCCTTGAACCCATCAAGGACAAGCTTCTCGTCTTCAAAGGCCTGTGGAATCCCACCACCGTCATGGGACCCGGCGGGCACTACCCGAAGATGAACCTCCTCTCCGGACTCACCGTCAAACAAACCACCACCGACGTCCAGGTGGGCACCACCATGGACCAGTTGATGGCCCAACAAATCGGCAAACACACCCCCGCCTCCAGCATCGTCCTAGGCACCGAAGGCCCACGCTACAGCACCGACAGCGGATTCACCTCCATCTACTCCGCCTACATCTCCTGGAGCAGCCCCACCACCCCGGCCCCGAAGGAAATCTATCCCCAACAAGCCTTCGACCAGCTCTTCGACGACGGCTCCAAACGACGCCGCGACAAAAGCGTGCTCGACACCGTCCTCAGCGATGCCAACAGCCTGCGTGGCAAGGTCAGCGGCCGCGACGCCCACAAGCTCGACGAATATTTTACCTCTGTCCGCGAACTCGAACAACGCATCGAGAAAGCCGACCAGTTTAGCAAAGCCAACACCAACGGCCACGGCTGGCAGCCCACCGTCACCGCCCCCACCTTTGCCCGACCCGAAGCCGGCATCCCCGCCGATGTGCGCGATCACCTCAAGCTCCAGCTCGACATCATGGTCCTCGCGTTTCAGATGGACCGCACCCGCATCGCCACCATGATGCTCAACAACGACCTGTCCGGCATGAACTTCGGCTTCCTTGGCAACATCAAAGGCGGCCAGCACGAACTCTCCCACCACGCCAATGATCCCGAGCGCCTCGACATGTATCAGCGCGTCAATCAATACCACATGCAGCTGCTCTCCGAGACCCTGCAAAAAATGGACGGCACCAACGAAGGCGAGCGTTCCCTCCTCGACAACAGCATGATCATGTTTTGCTCCAGCCTTTGGGACGGCAACGCTCACGATTCCAAGCAGCTCCCCATCCTCCTTGCCGGCGGCGGCGGCGGCACCATCAAAGGCAACCGCATGCTCGACTACAGCAAAAACGAAAACCGCAAACTCTGCCGTCTTCACCTCGCCGTCATGGACCGCATGGGAGTCAAAATGAACCAGTTCGGCGATGCCGATACGGCGTTGACCGACCTCGCGTAA
- a CDS encoding YgfZ/GcvT domain-containing protein codes for MPLIDLSDRAKFLLTGEDRVRYLNGQVTNDVRKATADRTQHACVTNLKGRIEGDLRIHISQSGAEGLWLDTESGLRESLAIRLERYIIADDAELQDVTDDWQLFHIFGPDAEPFMAKAGTEGILLSDRFGIPGVDLWLAKNAPTPEFSGPKLTPEQANQLRIQRGIPRWPEELNPDAFPQEAGLETTAMDFHKGCYIGQEILSRIKTTGKMPNRLFHFSVPKSGLTLPESPSTWQLAQSQPDGSHKNIGVITSIAQHPVLDQFVALAYVRQAWDGVHSLLLVTDPASKIEIPIQVEPLPPQ; via the coding sequence ATGCCCCTCATCGACCTCTCCGATCGCGCCAAGTTTCTTCTCACCGGAGAAGACCGCGTCCGTTATCTCAACGGTCAGGTCACCAACGACGTCCGCAAAGCCACCGCCGACCGAACCCAACACGCCTGCGTGACCAATCTCAAAGGCCGCATCGAAGGCGACCTGCGCATTCACATCTCCCAATCCGGCGCTGAAGGACTCTGGCTCGACACCGAATCCGGCCTGCGCGAATCCCTCGCCATCCGACTCGAACGTTACATCATCGCCGACGACGCCGAACTCCAGGACGTCACCGACGACTGGCAGCTCTTCCACATCTTCGGCCCCGACGCCGAACCCTTCATGGCAAAAGCCGGAACCGAAGGCATCCTCCTTTCCGACCGCTTCGGCATTCCCGGCGTCGACCTCTGGCTTGCCAAAAACGCCCCCACCCCCGAATTCTCAGGTCCCAAACTCACTCCCGAACAGGCAAACCAGCTACGCATCCAGCGCGGCATCCCCCGCTGGCCGGAGGAACTCAATCCCGACGCCTTCCCCCAGGAAGCCGGGCTCGAAACCACCGCCATGGACTTTCACAAAGGCTGCTACATCGGCCAGGAAATTCTCTCCCGCATCAAAACCACCGGCAAGATGCCCAACCGGCTGTTCCATTTCAGCGTCCCCAAAAGCGGGCTCACCCTTCCAGAATCTCCTTCGACCTGGCAGCTCGCCCAATCCCAGCCGGACGGCTCCCACAAAAACATCGGAGTCATCACCAGCATCGCACAACATCCTGTGCTTGACCAGTTCGTCGCCCTTGCGTATGTGCGACAGGCGTGGGACGGCGTGCATTCACTATTGCTTGTCACCGATCCCGCGTCTAAAATCGAAATTCCGATTCAAGTCGAACCACTTCCTCCTCAATGA
- a CDS encoding NAD(P)-dependent oxidoreductase, which yields MFGSNGKSNNVGIIGLGIIGSRVAERLRKAKHQVFVWNRTVKPEPNFLASPREIAEVANFIQIFVRDDDALKSIMAELAPVLDVQHTVLVHSTVSPDAMKAAAAIAIKEGAGFLDAPFTGSKMAAENGELVYYIGGEDIVLEKCRKILEVSSKKILHFGTNPGDATVLKIATNLISASVVEALAEALAITKAHGVSPEQLLEALIPNANCSPVITMKLPAMISGNFDPHFSLANMLKDARYAQDLARDKSLRTPVLDATALAMSQASKNGHDQLDFSVVAKNFDSP from the coding sequence ATGTTTGGCAGCAATGGCAAAAGCAACAACGTCGGGATCATTGGACTTGGCATCATCGGCAGCCGCGTCGCGGAACGTCTTCGCAAGGCAAAACACCAGGTCTTCGTCTGGAACCGCACCGTCAAACCCGAGCCGAACTTCCTCGCCTCGCCTCGTGAAATTGCCGAAGTGGCCAACTTCATCCAGATTTTCGTTCGCGATGACGACGCCCTGAAGTCCATCATGGCCGAACTCGCCCCGGTTCTCGACGTCCAGCACACCGTCCTCGTCCATTCCACCGTGAGTCCCGATGCCATGAAAGCAGCCGCCGCCATCGCCATCAAAGAAGGTGCCGGCTTCCTTGATGCCCCCTTCACCGGCAGCAAGATGGCCGCTGAAAACGGCGAACTCGTTTATTATATTGGCGGCGAAGACATCGTTCTCGAAAAATGCCGCAAGATCCTCGAAGTCAGCAGCAAAAAGATCCTCCACTTCGGCACCAACCCCGGCGACGCCACCGTTCTTAAAATCGCCACCAACCTCATCAGCGCCTCCGTCGTTGAAGCCCTCGCCGAAGCCCTCGCCATCACCAAAGCCCACGGCGTCAGCCCCGAGCAACTTCTCGAAGCCCTGATTCCCAACGCCAACTGCTCCCCCGTCATCACCATGAAGCTCCCGGCCATGATCTCCGGCAACTTCGATCCCCATTTTTCCCTCGCCAACATGCTCAAAGACGCCCGCTACGCCCAGGATCTCGCCCGCGACAAAAGCCTCCGCACCCCCGTCCTCGACGCCACCGCCCTCGCCATGAGCCAGGCCTCGAAAAACGGCCACGACCAGCTCGACTTCTCCGTCGTCGCCAAAAACTTCGACTCCCCATAA
- a CDS encoding peptidylprolyl isomerase produces the protein MRTSHRLAILAAAVLPALLQAQTQAQTTTTTTTSTSTATPSPLKPATAPTITPEQRAALEEIHKLSVMTVKFAGDTHQIIIKLEPEKAPGTVANFIQNVDKGTYKGLAFHRTIADYLVQTGDPASRSNDNRDSWGLSEEYTIPGEFKIPHTTGSVAMARRSDKVNPDRKSNGTQFYFAVGDMSSLNGQYSVFGDVVVGLDVLKKISRSIRDSNDAPIERIEIVDIKVVDHKGPVVKLTNTGDGPKRRGTSKPDALKGPFEKFLDRVW, from the coding sequence ATGCGCACCAGCCACCGCCTCGCCATTCTGGCAGCAGCCGTCCTCCCCGCCCTCCTTCAGGCCCAAACCCAGGCCCAAACGACGACGACCACGACGACCTCCACCTCAACAGCCACTCCCTCGCCGTTGAAACCCGCCACCGCGCCCACCATCACCCCGGAACAGCGCGCTGCACTTGAAGAAATTCACAAGCTGTCCGTGATGACCGTCAAGTTCGCTGGCGACACCCATCAGATCATCATCAAACTTGAGCCCGAAAAAGCTCCGGGCACCGTCGCCAACTTCATTCAAAACGTCGACAAAGGCACCTACAAAGGCCTCGCCTTCCACCGCACCATCGCCGACTACCTTGTGCAGACCGGCGATCCTGCCAGCCGCAGCAATGACAATCGCGACTCCTGGGGCCTTTCCGAGGAATACACCATCCCCGGTGAATTCAAAATCCCGCACACCACCGGCTCCGTCGCCATGGCGCGCCGCAGCGACAAGGTCAATCCCGACCGCAAATCCAACGGCACCCAGTTCTATTTCGCCGTCGGCGACATGTCCTCCCTCAACGGTCAATACAGTGTCTTCGGCGATGTCGTGGTCGGCCTTGATGTCCTGAAAAAAATCTCCCGCTCCATCCGCGACAGCAATGACGCCCCCATCGAGCGCATCGAAATCGTCGACATCAAAGTCGTCGACCATAAAGGTCCTGTGGTGAAACTCACCAACACCGGCGATGGCCCAAAACGCCGCGGCACCTCCAAGCCCGACGCCCTCAAAGGTCCGTTTGAGAAATTCCTCGATCGCGTCTGGTAA